The window ATGGTAGCCGGGCACAGCCTTGGAGAGTTTTCAGCATTGGTAGCATGTGAAGCTGTTGCTTTTAAGGATGCGCTTAAGATTGTACGACGACGCGGAGAGTTAATGCAACAGGCCGGTGAAAATAATCCGGGTACGATGGCGGCCGTTATTGGGATGGATGATGAAGTGGTTGAACGTATTTGCAAGAAGGCTTCTGAAACAGTTGGCAAAGAAGTGATTACAGCCAATTATAACTGCCCAGGTCAGGTTGTTATTTCCGGGGATGAAGAAGCGATTGACAAAGCAGTTGAGTTATTGAAAGAAGAAGGTTGCCGTTTGGCTAAAAAGCTACCCGTCAGTGGCGCTTTTCACTCTTCGTTAATGCAGCCGGCATATGATGGACTTAGGGAAAGTTTGGAAGCCCTTGATGTTAATACGCCAAGTTGCCCAATTTATAGTAACTTTACGGCAGAGCCTACAACTGATCCCCACGAAATTCGTTCCAATGTGTTAAAGCAGTTGCTGAATCCTGTACGATGGACCCAGACGCTTCAAAATATGCATAACAATGGGGCTGATAGTTTTATTGAAGTAGGGCCTGGCAATGTTTTGCAGGGACTGGTGAAGCGAACCTTGAATGATGTTGAAATAAACGGTTATCAATAAAATTATTATATCATGAGTTTATCATTAGAAGGAAAAACAGCATTGGTTACCGGCGGTAGCCGTGGAATTGGACGAGCCATTGCTTTAACACTGGCTGATTATGGGGCCGATGTGGCAATTACGTATCGAAGCTCAACCGATGCTGCTAACAGCGTAAAAGAAGAAATTGAAGCAAAAGGTTGTAAGGGAAAGGCTATCCAAGCTGATGCTGTTAAGTTTGAACAGGCTGAGAAAGTAATTAGCGAATTAACCGAGGATTGGGAGAAATTGGATATCTTGGTTAATAATGCAGGAATTACGAAGGATAATTTGATCCTGCGGATGAGTGAAGAGCAATGGGATCAAGTTATAGATACCAATTTGAAGAGCATCTTTAACTACAGCAAAGCGGTTGCAAAGCCCATGATGAGAAATCGAGGCGGATCAATTATCAATATAAGTTCCGTTGTGGGACTTTCAGGTAATGCCGGTCAAAGCAATTATGCAGCCTCAAAAGCGGGTATTATTGGATTTACTAAATCATATGCCAAAGAGTTAGCATCTCGGAACATTAGAGCGAATGTAGTAGCTCCCGGATATATTACGACTGAAATGACTGATGAGCTGGATGAGGATGTTTTAGAAGCTATTAAAGAAGATACCCCGTTGTCTCGGGCCGGTGATGCTGAAGAAGTGGC of the Fodinibius sp. Rm-B-1B1-1 genome contains:
- the fabG gene encoding 3-oxoacyl-[acyl-carrier-protein] reductase; translated protein: MSLSLEGKTALVTGGSRGIGRAIALTLADYGADVAITYRSSTDAANSVKEEIEAKGCKGKAIQADAVKFEQAEKVISELTEDWEKLDILVNNAGITKDNLILRMSEEQWDQVIDTNLKSIFNYSKAVAKPMMRNRGGSIINISSVVGLSGNAGQSNYAASKAGIIGFTKSYAKELASRNIRANVVAPGYITTEMTDELDEDVLEAIKEDTPLSRAGDAEEVAQTVAFLASDLSSYITGETIRVDGGMAM
- the fabD gene encoding ACP S-malonyltransferase codes for the protein MSTAYLFPGQGSQSVGMGQTHYEDNDTFASLVDQANDILGFDLKKIMFEGPEEKLKQTEFTQPAIFLHSVALYNTLDATPDMVAGHSLGEFSALVACEAVAFKDALKIVRRRGELMQQAGENNPGTMAAVIGMDDEVVERICKKASETVGKEVITANYNCPGQVVISGDEEAIDKAVELLKEEGCRLAKKLPVSGAFHSSLMQPAYDGLRESLEALDVNTPSCPIYSNFTAEPTTDPHEIRSNVLKQLLNPVRWTQTLQNMHNNGADSFIEVGPGNVLQGLVKRTLNDVEINGYQ